A part of Deltaproteobacteria bacterium PRO3 genomic DNA contains:
- a CDS encoding NAD-dependent epimerase/dehydratase family protein yields MRILITGGAGFIASHIQDAYLQAGHTVAVLDNLATGNQANLASASRFFQNDIRDAAVDRILEEFRPEVISHHAAQMDVRRSVAEPVYDCEVNGIGTLNLMEAARRHGVKKVVFASSGGAIYGEQIAYPADESHPTQPASPYGITKLLGEKYLHFYQETYGIDAVSLRYANVYGPRQNPHGEAGVVAIFATKLLKGEIPVINGDGLQTRDYVFVEDVVRANLLALRPGVRGVYNVGTGVETDVVAIYKHLAAAAGVAAAPQHGPAKPGEQRRSVISYAKIEQELGWSPQFSLAEGLKKTVEWFRSR; encoded by the coding sequence ATGCGGATTCTCATCACCGGCGGGGCCGGCTTCATCGCCTCTCACATCCAAGACGCTTACCTGCAAGCGGGGCATACGGTTGCCGTCCTCGACAACCTCGCGACCGGGAACCAGGCCAACCTCGCCTCCGCCAGCCGGTTTTTTCAAAACGACATCCGCGACGCGGCGGTCGACCGCATCCTCGAGGAGTTCCGTCCCGAGGTGATCTCCCATCACGCCGCCCAGATGGACGTGCGGCGCTCGGTGGCCGAGCCCGTCTACGACTGCGAGGTCAACGGCATCGGTACCCTCAACCTGATGGAGGCCGCCCGCCGCCACGGCGTGAAGAAGGTCGTTTTTGCCTCCTCGGGCGGGGCAATCTACGGCGAGCAGATTGCCTATCCCGCCGACGAGTCGCATCCCACCCAGCCGGCCAGCCCCTACGGCATCACCAAGCTGCTCGGCGAGAAGTACCTGCATTTTTATCAGGAGACCTACGGCATCGACGCGGTCTCCCTGCGCTACGCCAACGTCTATGGCCCGCGCCAGAACCCCCACGGCGAGGCCGGCGTGGTCGCCATCTTCGCCACCAAGCTGCTGAAGGGCGAGATCCCGGTCATCAACGGCGACGGCCTCCAGACCCGCGACTACGTCTTCGTCGAGGACGTGGTGCGTGCGAACCTCCTGGCCCTGCGGCCCGGCGTTCGGGGCGTCTACAACGTCGGCACCGGCGTGGAGACCGACGTGGTGGCGATCTACAAGCACCTCGCCGCGGCGGCCGGGGTCGCGGCGGCCCCGCAGCACGGCCCCGCCAAGCCCGGCGAGCAGCGGCGCAGCGTCATTTCCTACGCCAAGATCGAGCAGGAGCTCGGCTGGAGCCCCCAATTTTCCCTGGCCGAGGGCTTGAAAAAGACCGTAGAATGGTTTCGCTCCCGGTGA